In a single window of the Nicotiana tomentosiformis chromosome 8, ASM39032v3, whole genome shotgun sequence genome:
- the LOC104114330 gene encoding protein SYM1 codes for MSLNNFANHGHILSSPSKSIQESRNTHFFSINFSPHITRQNSLKIPSLSAKTSLVQPINAVTEDREVDSTEEISQENEKKESNGSEFVETKNSLSILLDKDRFLNAAIVLGAGTFAITKLLTIDHDYWHGWTFYEILRYAPEHNWIAYEEALKTNPVLAKMAISGIVYALGDWIAQCYEGKPLLEFDRTRMFRSGLVGFSLHGSLSHYYYQFCEALFPSNDWWMVPVKVAFDQTIWAAVWNSIYYVVLGFLRLESAANIFGELKTTFWPMLTAGWKLWPFAHLITYGVIPLDQRLLWVDCIELVWVTILSTYSNEKSEARISEESSEAKSDSSSSKLPED; via the exons ATGTCACTCAACAATTTTGCAAACCATGGCCACATcctctcttctccctcaaaatccATTCAAGAATCCAGAAATACTCACTTCTTCTCCATCAACTTTTCTCCACACATCACCCGACAAAATTCACTAAAAATCCCATCTCTTTCTGCAAAAACTAGTCTTGTGCAACCCATAAATGCTGTCACAGAAGATAGGGAAGTAGACAGTACAGAAGAGATAAGccaagaaaatgaaaagaaagaatCAAATGGGAGTGAATTTGTGGAAACCAAGAATAGTTTGTCCATTTTGTTGGACAAAGATAGGTTTCTTAATGCTGCAATTGTACTTGGTGCTGGTACATTTGCCATCACAAAGTTACTCACAATAGATCATGACTATTGGCAT GGATGGACCTTTTACGAGATATTAAGATATGCGCCGGAGCACAACTGGATTGCATATGAGGAAGCACTGAAAACAAATCCTGTTTTAGCCAAAATGGCGATTAGTGGTATTGTCTACGCTCTAGGAGATTGGATTGCTCAA TGTTATGAAGGGAAACCTCTTCTTGAATTCGATCGAACTCGCATGTTTAGGTCTGGTCTTGTTGGATTTTCACTTCATGGATCACTTTCCCATTATTATTACCAATTTTGTGAG GCTCTTTTCCCGTCCAACGACTGGTGGATGGTTCCTGTTAAAGTTGCTTTTGACCAAACCATATGGGCAGCTGTTTGGAATAGTATCTATTATGTGGTTCTTGGTTTCTTGCGTCTTGAATCTGCAGCCAATATTTTTGGCGAACTCAAAACCACGTTTTGGCCCATGTTAACC GCAGGGTGGAAACTTTGGCCATTTGCTCACCTAATAACTTATGGTGTTATTCCTCTTGACCAAAGACTCCTTTGGGTGGACTGTATTGAACTGGTTTGGGTTACTATACTCTCAAC TTATTCGAATGAGAAATCAGAGGCACGGATATCAGAAGAATCATCGGAAGCTAAATCTGATTCATCATCGAGTAAATTGCCCGAG